From Pseudoalteromonas sp. R3, one genomic window encodes:
- a CDS encoding isoaspartyl peptidase/L-asparaginase: MRRLLFSSSLFAALCLAYPTCASQPETPIAIAIHGGAGTIEKSRFTPEQEKAYRQTLKAAIEQGYAVLEQGGESLDAITVAIKILENSPFFNAGKGAVYTYEGAHELDASIMDGRDRQAGAVAGVKHVKNPIELARAVMEKSVHVMLSGEGAEEFAKREGMSFVNNDYFDTPHRYEAWQKARKKLEQVEQSNKDYQAQHQQLPQQYKMGTVGAVALDKQGNLAAGTSTGGMTAKRFGRVGDSPIIGAGTFADNDSCAVSATGHGEYFIRYNVAADICARVQYQDKSVTQAGQDVIFGPMLRAGGTGGVIILDAKGNISMPFNTKGMYRASKSNTQPTYVGIFEDKDTSK, from the coding sequence ATGCGCCGTTTACTATTTTCTTCATCCTTATTTGCTGCACTCTGCTTAGCATATCCCACTTGTGCATCTCAACCCGAGACACCCATCGCGATTGCTATCCATGGTGGTGCCGGTACGATTGAAAAATCACGTTTTACACCCGAGCAGGAAAAAGCCTATAGACAGACGCTTAAAGCGGCCATTGAGCAGGGCTATGCCGTGTTAGAGCAAGGTGGTGAAAGCCTGGATGCAATTACTGTGGCAATTAAAATACTGGAAAACTCTCCGTTTTTTAATGCAGGTAAAGGCGCGGTTTATACTTATGAAGGGGCGCATGAGCTGGACGCGTCGATCATGGATGGACGAGACCGTCAGGCCGGCGCGGTTGCCGGTGTTAAACATGTTAAAAATCCCATCGAGCTGGCAAGAGCGGTCATGGAGAAATCGGTGCACGTGATGCTCAGTGGCGAAGGCGCCGAGGAGTTTGCCAAGCGTGAAGGTATGTCGTTTGTTAACAATGACTATTTTGACACGCCGCATCGTTATGAAGCCTGGCAAAAAGCACGCAAGAAACTGGAGCAAGTTGAGCAGAGCAACAAAGACTATCAGGCACAGCATCAACAGTTACCGCAGCAATATAAAATGGGCACAGTGGGCGCCGTTGCGTTGGACAAACAGGGCAACCTGGCCGCAGGCACATCGACCGGCGGTATGACAGCAAAACGATTTGGGCGTGTTGGTGACTCGCCGATTATTGGCGCAGGGACCTTTGCAGACAATGATTCTTGTGCGGTGTCAGCAACTGGGCATGGTGAGTACTTTATTCGCTATAACGTTGCCGCTGATATCTGCGCGCGGGTACAGTATCAGGACAAATCCGTGACGCAAGCCGGGCAGGACGTGATTTTTGGCCCGATGTTACGCGCGGGCGGAACCGGCGGTGTGATTATTTTAGATGCCAAGGGCAACATCAGCATGCCATTTAACACCAAGGGCATGTATCGGGCCAGCAAGTCCAACACTCAGCCTACCTATGTGGGGATTTTTGAGGACAAAGACACCTCTAAATAG
- a CDS encoding SapC family protein: protein MAEQQVQPLHNEKHANIKVKNGINVEFLKSQHLIPVVAHEFARVATEFPMAFVKNTESGQFQAVALFGLEPGENLFVQDDEWTAGIAPLAASRYPFGLVKHPEQDQYGIVIDEASSLVGEEEGNALFEDGKETEYLERRKEALVNYIEFSRVTEAFTQYLAEKELLVQQTLTVEIAGEKKDINGIYLVDERKLNELSDEEYLELRKRGYLAPIFSFLTSTHQVGRLARLKAKRQAS from the coding sequence ATGGCGGAGCAACAAGTGCAGCCTTTACACAACGAAAAACATGCCAACATTAAAGTAAAAAATGGCATTAACGTAGAATTTTTGAAATCTCAGCACTTGATCCCGGTCGTTGCGCACGAGTTTGCACGTGTTGCGACTGAATTCCCGATGGCATTTGTTAAGAACACTGAAAGTGGTCAGTTCCAGGCTGTCGCGCTGTTTGGCCTTGAGCCAGGTGAAAACCTGTTTGTACAAGATGACGAGTGGACTGCGGGTATCGCGCCACTGGCTGCATCTCGTTACCCGTTTGGTCTGGTTAAGCACCCAGAGCAAGACCAATATGGCATCGTGATTGACGAAGCGAGTTCACTGGTTGGTGAAGAAGAAGGTAATGCTTTGTTTGAAGATGGCAAAGAAACAGAATACCTTGAGCGCCGCAAAGAAGCACTGGTTAACTACATTGAGTTTTCTCGTGTTACTGAGGCTTTCACACAGTACCTGGCTGAGAAAGAGCTACTTGTACAACAAACGCTGACAGTTGAAATCGCTGGTGAGAAGAAAGACATCAATGGTATCTACCTGGTAGACGAGCGTAAGCTGAACGAGCTAAGCGATGAAGAGTATCTGGAACTACGTAAGCGTGGTTACCTGGCACCTATCTTCTCTTTCCTGACTTCAACGCATCAGGTTGGCCGTTTGGCACGTCTGAAAGCTAAGCGTCAGGCAAGCTAA